The sequence below is a genomic window from bacterium.
ACGAGCAGATAGATGAGCCCGCACGAGAACGCACCAAACAGCACGGGTATCAGCGTCACACGGAACGCAATCTCCTTCGCCAGCGGAAGCATCGTGAAGATACGGCCAAGGGCGACGTAGAGCGGTGTGCCCGGCGGGTGCGGTATACCGAAGATGTACGACGCAGCAGTGAGCTCCGCGCAGTCCCAGAACGACGCGGTCGGTGCGGCGGTGCAGTAATACACTGCCAGTACGACCGCGAACACGGCGCCGAACACTATCAGCCGCACTCGCGACTGGCTCACAGCTCAGCGCTCTTCAGCCAGGGCCTGCTGGATGTTGTACTTGAGTTGGGACGGCGTCAGTCCGGACAGAAGCCCGCCCCTGCTTGCGAAAGTTATCTTGCCGGTCGTTTCGGAGACGATGACCGCGACCGCGTCAGTTACGGTAGCGATGCCGAGCCCGGCCCGGTGCCGCATCCCCAGCGCGCTCTGAACGTAGCGCTCCTCGCTCAACGGAAGAGTACAGCCCGCAGCCACAACCTGGCCGCCGGTAACGATGACCGCGCCGTCGTGCAGCGGGGCCGGCGGGGTGAACAGCGAAACAAGGAGGGGCGCCGAGACATGCGCCTCCACCCGTGTGCCGGTTTCGATGTACTCGCGCAGGCCGATGTCGCGCTCGATTACAATCAGCGCCCCGGTCTTGTGGTCTTTCATCTGTGCCGCAGCATCGACGATTTCATCGACCACGGCCGAGTCCGCCCCTTGCTTGAGCAGGAATCGCAGCGGGCGATAGCGGCCGAATCGGGAGAGGATATTTCTGATTTCAGGCTGAAAGATTATTACGAACGCCACGATCCAGACCGTCGTCAGCGAATTGACTATCAGCCCGAGCGCCTTGAAGTCGAGCCATCGGGCGAGGAACGACACCGCCACGAGGAAGAAGAGCCCGTAGAGCATACGGATGGCGCGGGTGCCCTTGAGGAAACGCAGGAAGTAGTAAGCGAGCAGGGCGACCAGGATGATGTCGAGGGCATCGGTCACTCGGAACTTGATGAAAGAGAGCATCTAGCTTCTCAGTTCGACCGCGTCAGCCAGCCTCAGCGCCTTCACGACGGGTTTGACGTCGTGCACGCGCAGAACGTTCGCGCCGTTCGCGGCTGCCAGCACGCAGGCGGCGATCGTCCCATCGACCCGCTCGCCGTCCGCGGAGTCCGTAACCACGCCGATGAATCGTTTGCGGGACGGACCAACCACTAACGGGACGCCGAGGGACTGCAGTTCTGCCAGACGACGCAGGATTTCCAGATTGTGCGCCACTGTCTTGCCGAACCCGATTCCCGGGTCAACCAGCATCTGCTTCCGGTCAATGCCGGCATCCTCTCCCCGTCTGAGCGCCGCGTCAAGGGAACCGACGATCTCTCCCATCACGTCGGCATATTCCGGACTGCGCTGCATGGTCCTGGGTTTGCCTTTCATGTGCATCAGTATACATGGGACTCCGGCGCGCGCCACAACCGCGGCCATTCGCCGGTCACCGCTGAGTGCAGAAACGTCATTAATCATGTCCGCGCCATGGCGCAGCGCTGTCTCTGCGACCCTTGCGTCCGTGGTGTCAATCGAAACAGGCGCATTGACTCTCTTCTTTACTACGCGCAGCACGGGCAGAAGCCGCGCCAGCTGTTCGTTCGCAGCGACGGGCAATGACCCGGGCCGCGTTGACTCCGCGCCGATGTCGATGAAATCTGCGCCCTCATCAGCCATCGCGGTGGCGCGGTCAAGCGCGGCCGATGGTTCAAGGAAACGTCCGCCGTCCGAGAACGAGTCAGGAGTGACGTTTAGAATGCCCATGACATGGGTTCGCCTGCCAAGGTCAACCTTCCGTCGTCCCAGCTTGATGACGCACATCGACATCTGCACGTGGCCACTCAGTTCAATCAGGTCGGGAACGAGACGCGCCACGCACTCCGGCTGCGACGCGAGCCGGTATACAAGAGACTGCAACTGCCGCGGCGTGAGGAACAACACAACATCGGTGTGCCTGACCCGGCCGGAAGCGACAGCACGGTTCACCGCACAATCACCGCCGCACGCTATCGCGGTCTGCTTCAAGATGTTGGCGCCGGCAGTCGAGAGACGGTCAATCCTGACCGCGACCACTCGGCTCTTTGCCCGGAATATCGGCCAGCTCAGCGCATCGGCGCCGACTCGGGCAAGCTCTTGTTCGAGGTCTGCCTTGTTTGTGATCGAGAGCAAACGCACGTGAATTTATAGGCTAACTCTTGCCGGAAGTCAAGTCAGGCCAAGCGTCAGGAAATCAGGAGGTTGAGGATTCGAGTACCCCGACACTTGAATCCTGGGCCCCTGGAATCCTCAGATCCTCTACTTGAGCACCTGCCCGATGCGGTCCAGAGCCCAGTCGATCTCGGTCTTGGTGATGATGAGCGGCGGGGCAAGACGAATGACTGTCCCATGGGTCTCCTTGGCAAGAACACCCAGCCCCATCAGCCTCTCGCAGAACGCACGCGCGTGACCGGATTCGGGCTTCACCTCCACGCCGACGAACAGGCCCTTGCCCCGGACGTCCGCGACGTGGGGCGAGTTCATCTTCTGCAATTCACTCCGCAGGTACTCGCCCATCTTGAACGAGTTCTCCGGCAGCTTCTCCTCGATGATCACCTCAATCGCGGCCTTGCCCACGGCACACGCAAGCGGGTTCCCGCCAAACGTCGACCCGTGGTTCCCCGGCGTGAACGCCGACATCAACTCCCTCGAAGCGAGAGCTGCCGAGACGGGAAAACATCCCCCGCCCAGAGCCTTGCCCACAATCAACACGTCGGGCCTGATGCCGTCGTACTCGTAACAGAACAGACGGCCGGTCCGGCCCAGTCCGGTCTGAATCTCATCGGTCATCAGCAGGACGTCGTTCCGAGTGCAGACCTCACGGGCAGCGGCCAGAAACCCCTCTCTCGGCATCCTGATTCCGGCCTCGCCCTGTATCGGCTCGACCAGGAATGCAACCGTGTTCGGCGTGACTGCTTCTTCCAGCGCCGAGACATCGCCGTAGGGTATCATCTTGAACCCGGGCGTAAACGGTCCGAACCCGTCGCGGTAGAGCTTCTCGGGCGAGAACCCGACAATGGTCGTTGTCCGACCGTGGAAGTTCCCATCGCAGACGATGATCTCGGCCTTCCCCTCCGGCACGCCCTTCTTCGCATAGCCCCAGCGCCGGCAGAGCTTGATGGCGGTCTCGACGGCCTCTGCGCCGGAGTTCATAGGAAGCACCTTGTCCATCCCGCAAGCCTCGGTCACGGTCTTGCAGAACGGCCCGAAAGTATCATGGTGAAAGGCGCGAGACGTAAGACAGAGCCTGCCCATCTGCTCCTGCATGGCAGCGAGTATCTTCGGATGGCGGTGGCCCTGGTTCAGGGCCGAGTAGGACGAGAGCATGTCGAGATAGCGTCTACCCTCGACGTCCTCTACCCACACGCCCTCGCCCTTCGCCAGAACCACGGGCAACGGAAGATAGTTGTGGGCGCTGTACTTCTCACCGAGGTTGATGTAATCAAGGCTCTTCATCTGGAACTCCTTTCGGTTACGGGCCGGAAATGTATTGTAGCTGCGACATCCCTCTGAGGCAAGCTCGTCGGGGCCCTCCCTCGCCGGTTACTTACGAAGCTCCTCGGAGATCTCGTTCAAACGCGTTCTGGATTGCTCAAACAGGCACTTCCGGCCACGCCAGCAAAGCTGCGCCGTGCAGCACCTCATTCATGCGCCGCTTTGAAGATTCATGCGCATCCTGATTCGGAAGTCGAACTTCTCCTCAACCTCGGCCATGGTCCAGGTCTCCGTCTCAACCCTGACCTTGACAACCTTCCGACCCCATCTCGGAGGGCTACCCCCAGGCGGAGGGAGGCTCGGAATGCTGCCACGGCGGACTTCGTCGCGTTGGTTCCTCGTGCGGGCCGTTACGACATCAGACTTTGCGACCTCTGCGGCCGGGTGAGGCAGGAAGTCTTCTGCGGGCACCTGAGCAAGGGAGCGTATCGCCGGACAGCCCGCAGGCATGTACTTCCTGGGGGTGGCGGCGGCTGATGGCGGAATCTGCGCCAACAAGCTGGTGCTGACAAAGTGAGCGCGCCCACCGGCCACCGGACCTAAGCTGAAGCCCCCAGCCGTTCCTCGGTCTGGGGGCTTGTAATTCAGGACGGACTACTTGGCCGGCGCGAGTCCGAACTCCTTGACCTTGATGCCGATCTTCCCGACCAGGCCGAGAATCTCCGCCTGCTCGCTCAACTCACCCTCGGCCAGCTTGAGATGCAGCGCGCTGGCCGGACACTCGCCGAACGTGGCATCAACCGGAATCCACTTCCCGAGATAGACCTCGTTCCAGGCATGGTAGTAGAATGCCCGGTTCATGTACAAAAGTCCGACCGCGGTCTTTG
It includes:
- the cdaA gene encoding diadenylate cyclase CdaA, whose product is MLSFIKFRVTDALDIILVALLAYYFLRFLKGTRAIRMLYGLFFLVAVSFLARWLDFKALGLIVNSLTTVWIVAFVIIFQPEIRNILSRFGRYRPLRFLLKQGADSAVVDEIVDAAAQMKDHKTGALIVIERDIGLREYIETGTRVEAHVSAPLLVSLFTPPAPLHDGAVIVTGGQVVAAGCTLPLSEERYVQSALGMRHRAGLGIATVTDAVAVIVSETTGKITFASRGGLLSGLTPSQLKYNIQQALAEER
- the rocD gene encoding ornithine--oxo-acid transaminase: MKSLDYINLGEKYSAHNYLPLPVVLAKGEGVWVEDVEGRRYLDMLSSYSALNQGHRHPKILAAMQEQMGRLCLTSRAFHHDTFGPFCKTVTEACGMDKVLPMNSGAEAVETAIKLCRRWGYAKKGVPEGKAEIIVCDGNFHGRTTTIVGFSPEKLYRDGFGPFTPGFKMIPYGDVSALEEAVTPNTVAFLVEPIQGEAGIRMPREGFLAAAREVCTRNDVLLMTDEIQTGLGRTGRLFCYEYDGIRPDVLIVGKALGGGCFPVSAALASRELMSAFTPGNHGSTFGGNPLACAVGKAAIEVIIEEKLPENSFKMGEYLRSELQKMNSPHVADVRGKGLFVGVEVKPESGHARAFCERLMGLGVLAKETHGTVIRLAPPLIITKTEIDWALDRIGQVLK
- the folP gene encoding dihydropteroate synthase, whose amino-acid sequence is MRLLSITNKADLEQELARVGADALSWPIFRAKSRVVAVRIDRLSTAGANILKQTAIACGGDCAVNRAVASGRVRHTDVVLFLTPRQLQSLVYRLASQPECVARLVPDLIELSGHVQMSMCVIKLGRRKVDLGRRTHVMGILNVTPDSFSDGGRFLEPSAALDRATAMADEGADFIDIGAESTRPGSLPVAANEQLARLLPVLRVVKKRVNAPVSIDTTDARVAETALRHGADMINDVSALSGDRRMAAVVARAGVPCILMHMKGKPRTMQRSPEYADVMGEIVGSLDAALRRGEDAGIDRKQMLVDPGIGFGKTVAHNLEILRRLAELQSLGVPLVVGPSRKRFIGVVTDSADGERVDGTIAACVLAAANGANVLRVHDVKPVVKALRLADAVELRS